The Lytechinus pictus isolate F3 Inbred chromosome 17, Lp3.0, whole genome shotgun sequence genome contains a region encoding:
- the LOC129279921 gene encoding uridylate-specific endoribonuclease-like, whose amino-acid sequence MVRIEIGPMAAKVFLTLLVALVTVKAVKAVTSCRDRCGHFNRASRCQCNSACARFGDCCHDYLTVCNPGGRPGEVPVTKQPILSRDISRLADSLWAADSNRLPGMMYSIRKQSRITHVYRRRDTAPKSLFFNVLPAALYGQTITPFRALLNNYERSAGVPERNTITKQREISEFLEAIFSTDVIQTTYNLLHNKGHFASQAEFKDFLNATWFGLYSRSGGVLDSSAFEHTFVGEMKNGAVTGFHNWIQFCLQERAGNLNYYGYTREKQPNQLLLQFNWLGQVKTRSSIMHGVSPEFELALFTTCYIAQPNNLCRFTINDRSVAIRTWKHEGDKLGAAYFYV is encoded by the exons ATGGTAAGAATCGAAATTGGACCAATGGCTGCTAAAGTTTTCCTAACACTGTTGGTAGCTCTTGTTACGGTCAAAGCTGTGAAAG CTGTGACGTCATGTAGAGATCGATGTGGTCACTTTAATCGAGCAAGCCGTTGCCAGTGTAACAGTGCATGTGCACGATTTGGAGACTGTTGCCATGACTACCTGACTGTTTGTAATCCAG GGGGAAGACCTGGTGAGGTACCGGTTACTAAGCAACCCATCTTATCGAGGGACATATCTCGCCTTGCGGACAGCCTTTGGGCAGCTGATTCGAACCGTTTACCGGGTATGATGTACTCGATCCGAAAACAGAGCAGAATCACGCATGTATACAGGCGTAGAGATACAGCACCAAAGAG TCTCTTTTTTAACGTCCTACCAGCCGCCTTGTATGGTCAAACTATCACACCCTTCCGAGCTCTTCTGAACAACTACGAGCGATCTGCAGGGGTGCCAGAGCGAAATACGATCACAAAACAAAGAGAGATCAGTGAATTTCTGGAGGCCATTTTCAGTACTGACGTCATTCAAACAACCTACAATCTCCTTCACAATAAAG GACATTTCGCTTCTCAAGCCGAATTCAAGGATTTCTTGAATGCAACGTGGTTCGGTCTCTATTCACGGTCTGGCGGCGTCCTGGACTCTTCCGCATTCGAGCACACGTTCGTGGGGGAGATGAAAAATGGCGCTGTGACCGGATTTCATAACTGGATACAATTTTGTCTCCAGGAAAGGGCGGGAAATCTCAACTACTATGGCTACACCCGTGAAAAGCAG CCAAATCAACTTCTTCTCCAGTTTAACTGGTTGGGCCAGGTGAAAACCCGGTCCTCCATCATGCACGGTGTCAGTCCCGAGTTCGAGCTCGCACTCTTCACCACGTGTTACATCGCACAACCAAACAATCTTTGTAGATTTACAATCAATGATCGAAGCGTGGCTATTAGAACGTGGAAGCATGAGGGCGACAAACTTGGTGCAGCTTACTTCTATGTGTAA